In Notolabrus celidotus isolate fNotCel1 chromosome 22, fNotCel1.pri, whole genome shotgun sequence, one genomic interval encodes:
- the LOC117806233 gene encoding G-protein coupled receptor 135 translates to MDVCEGRVSLSCFSAHTSMDPSVGTALWGSGGSNYTADTSAPSFTDQLSTASPVVPRVVSIMTGLVTTSESTSGTAGNLSAFRDQLENELSRLHQASTPSVLSAAESNSVLRGIMVAAQALVLLSIFLLSSLGNSAVVVVIIKHRQLRTVTNAFIMSLSLSDFLTAVLCLPFSFIMLFSKDGSWMFGDRFCVANGFFNTCFGIISTLTMTLISFDRYYAIVRQPQAKIGRQKATQLLIAVWLTAVVFSLPWYLLVRPPTEIHKRGFYHCMYVFHSGTSRMGTAYSISLIVVCYLLPFSLMCFCHYNICKTVRLTEIRVRPVTTYAYLLRFYSEMRTATTVLIMIVFIIFCWGPYCLMGLITAMGNFTFNPAMDTVAIWLAWANGAINPLIYALRNPNISMLLGRSREEGYRTRNIAAYLSSQTQNRETRLNQAERIRDRYVSRVGVNNNSRLSSSSPGKGGEVAMWACKNPAVFFCRDAHPDTATLPNSVCTPKMKTADTSL, encoded by the exons ATGGATGTGTGTGAGGGACGTGTTTCGCTGAGTTGTTTTTCTGCTCACACGTCCATGGATCCGTCTGTCGGCACGGCCCTGTGGGGCAGCGGGGGCAGCAACTACACAGCTGACACCTCGGCGCCCAGCTTCACCGACCAGCTGAGCACCGCCTCACCTGTTGTACCGAG GGTCGTCTCCATCATGACCGGCCTGGTGACCACCTCAGAGTCCACGTCTGGAACCGCAGGGAACCTCTCGGCCTTCAGAGACCAGCTGGAGAACGAGCTCAGCCGCCTCCACCAGGCGTCCACTCCTTCGGTGCTGAGCGCCGCCGAGAGCAACTCCGTCCTGCGAGGCATCATGGTGGCGGCTCAGGCcctcgtcctcctctccatcttcctcctctccagccTGGGGAACTCGGCCGTGGTCGTCGTCATCATCAAACACCGGCAGCTCAGGACGGTGACCAACGCGTTCATCATGTCCCTGTCGCTGTCGGACTTCCTCACGGCCGTCCTGTGTCTGCCGTTCTCCTTCATCATGCTGTTCAGTAAGGACGGCAGCTGGATGTTCGGGGACCGGTTCTGCGTGGCCAACGGCTTCTTCAACACGTGCTTCGGCATCATCTCCACGCTGACCATGACTCTGATCTCCTTCGACCGGTACTACGCCATCGTCCGACAGCCTCAGGCTAAGATCGGACGGCAGAAAGCCACGCAGCTGCTGATCGCCGTGTGGTTGACTGCTGTGGTCTTCTCTCTGCCGTGGTATCTGTTGGTCCGCCCCCCCACAGAGATCCACAAGCGAGGGTTTTACCACTGTATGTACGTGTTCCACTCGGGGACATCACGCATGGGGACGGCCTACAGCATCAGTCTCATCGTTGTGTGCTACTTGCTGCCTTTCTCCCTCAtgtgtttctgtcattacaACATCTGTAAGACGGTCCGGCTCACGGAGATCCGGGTCAGACCGGTGACCACGTACGCGTACCTGCTGCGCTTTTACAGCGAGATGCGAACAGCCACGACCGTCCTGATCATGATCGTGTTCATTATTTTCTGTTGGGGGCCGTACTGTTTGATGGGCTTGATCACAGCGATGGGGAACTTCACCTTCAACCCGGCGATGGACACCGTGGCGATCTGGCTCGCCTGGGCTAACGGCGCCATCAACCCCCTGATCTACGCCCTGAGAAACCCCAACATATCCATGTTACTGGGgcgcagcagagaggagggataCCGGACCAGAAACATCGCCGCCTACCTCTCCAGCCAAACCCAGAACCGAGAGACCCGTCTCAACCAAGCGGAGAGGATCAGAGACCGCTACGTGAGCCGCGTCGGGGTGAACAACAACAGCCGGCTGTCGAGTTCCAGTCcgggaaaaggaggagaggtggCGATGTGGGCGTGCAAGAACCCCGCTGTGTTCTTCTGCAGGGACGCCCATCCGGACACGGCAACGCTGCCCAACTCTGTGTGCACGCCCAAGATGAAGACTGCCGACACCAGCCTGTGA